In Pseudomonas sp. HR96, the DNA window CCTTGGGAATGGTCGAGGCCACGTGCTGCTTGTCGGCCAGCAGGCCATTGACCATGTAGCCCCAGGAGCTACTCGCGACCACACCTTCGTTCTTGACGTCGCTCATTTGCACCGTGGCGTCATGCCAGTAGCGGTGGATCAGCGCGTGTTGCTGGCGCAGCAGGTCGAGCACCGCCTTGTACTGGGTTTCGGTCAGCTGGTAGGGGTTGTTGATGCCCAGCTCCGGCTTGGCGCTCTTGAGGTACAGGGCCGCATCGGCGATGTAGATCGGCCCGTCATAGGCCTGCACGCGGCCCTTGTTGGGCTTGCCGTCGGGCAGGTTCTGCGGTTCGAAGACCACGCTCCAGCTGGTCGGCGCGGTCTTGAATACGTCGGTGTTGTACAGCAGCACGTTGGGACCCCACTGGTAAGGGGTGCCGTAGGTCTGCTTGTCGACCACGTACCAGCTGCCGTCCTTGAGGCGCGGGTCAAGGTTTTTCCAGTTGGGGATCAGCGCCGTGTTGATCGGCTGCACGCGCTTGCCGGCCACCAGCCGCAGCGAGGCATCGCCCGAGGCGGTGACCAGGTCGTAGCCGCCCTTGCTCATCAGGCTGACCATTTCGTCGGAGGTGGCCGCGGTCTTGACGTTGACCTTGCAGCCGGTTTCCTTCTCGAAGCCGGTGACCCAGTCATAGGCCTTGTCGCTCTCGCCGCGCTCGATATAGCCCGGCCAGGCGACGATATCCAGCTCGCCTTCGCCCGCGCCTACGGCCTTGAGCGGCTCGGCGGCCTGGACGCCACAGCTGCCCATCAGCAACGTGGTCAATGCGCTCAACAGTGCGGTCTTGTGCACAAACATGGTGATCCCTCTTCTTCAAATTATGTTCGGGGCAGTTGTGAACAGGTCAATCGGTGAAGTTGTTGTTATGGGTGCTGCAGGCCACGCGGGTCACGCACTGCCCCTCAGATCTGTGCAGCGCCGTGGCGGGCCATGATGTGGCGGACCACGCTGTAGTCGTGCAAGGAATCGCTGGACAGATCCTTACCATAGCCCGAGCGCTTGAGACCGCCATGGGGCATTTCGCTGACCAGCAGAAAATGGCTGTTGATCCAGGTGCTGCCGTACTGCAGGCGCGCGGCCACCTGCATGGCCTTGTCGAGGTTCTGCGTCCATACCGACGAGGCCAGTCCGTATTCCGAGTCGTTGGCCCAGTCCACTGCCTGGGCCAGTTCGTCGAAGCGAGTGACGGTCACCACCGGGCCGAACACTTCGCGCTGGACGATCTCGTCGCTCTGCTTGCAGCCGGCCAGCAGGGTCGGCTGATAGAAGAAGCCGGGCCCCGAATGCACCGCCGCGCCGGTGATCCGCTCGATGTGCGGCTGGCCCAGCGCACGCTCGACGAAGCTGGCCACGCGGTCGCGCTGGCGCGGGCTGATCAGCGGGCCCAGCTCGTTGTCGGCGTCACGTTTGCCGGCAAAGCGCAGGCTCGAGACGGCCGCACCCAATTCGGCCACCAGGCGGTCGTGGATGCCGGCCTGGGCATAGATGCGGCAGGCCGCCGTGCAGTCCTGGCCGGCGTTGTAGTAGCCGTAGTTGCGCACCCCCTCGACCACGGCGGCGAGGTCGGCATCGTTGCAGACGATCACCGGCGCCTTGCCGCCCAGTTCCAGGTGGGTGCGCTTGACCGTGCGCGCGGCGGCCTGGAGGATTTTCTGGCCGGTGACGATATCGCCGGTCAGCGACACCATGCGCACCTTGGGGTGGCTGACCAGGTGGCTGCCGACGCCCTCGCCACCGCCGCAGATGATGTTCAGCACGCCCTTGGGCAGCAGCTCGGCCAGCACCGGCGCCAGCGCCAGCACCGACAGCGGCGTATGCTCCGACGGCTTGAACACCAGGGTGTTGCCCGCCGCCAGGGCCGGGGCGATCTTCCAGGCCGCCATCATGATCGGGTAGTTCCAGGGGGCGATCGACGCCACCACGCCGATCGGGTCGCGGCGCACCATGCTGGTGTAGCCGGGCAGGTATTCGCCGGCCAGCTGGCCGGTCTGGCAGCGCACCGCGCCGGCAAAGAAGCGGAACACGTCGACCGTGGCGTTCAGGTCGTCCTTGCGCGCCAGGTGCAGTGGCTTGCCGCAATTGAGCGATTCCAGGTAGGCGAGCGAGTCGGCACGGCTCTCAATGGCATCGGCGATCGCCAACAGCAGGTTGGCGCGCTGCTGCGGGGTGGTGCGCGACCATCCGGCGAAGGCCCCTTGCGCGGCCTGGATGGCGGCTTCGACCTGCTCGACGCCGGCTTCGGCGACCTGAGTGATCACCTCGCCGGTGGCGGGGTTGTAGATGGCTTCGGCTATGCCCTGGCCGGCCACCAGCTGGCCATCGATCAACAGGGAAGTGTGCAGCTCGGTCATGGTGTTCGCTCTGGTCTCGGGCAGTCCACCGCGCGGCAGCCTGATGCAATCGAGACTAGTGCCTGGGCGAGGGGACCACAAATTCTAAATAACGAAGGCAGCGTTCGATAAAACAGATAGCTTTCTATAACGCTTGTCGTTTGCCACCGTGGGGCTGCTCGCGGGCCACGGCCAGGAATGGGTCCACCAGCGCCGGCCGCGCCGTCCCACGGCGCCAGGCCAGGCCTACGTCAAGGGTGCGGGTGAGGTCGGCCAGTGGTCGCGCCTCGATGATGTCGCCTTCCAGCGACCACGGCCGGTAGGTCATGTCGGGCTGTATCGACAGCCCCAACCCGGCCGCCACCAGGCTGCGCACCGCTTCGGTGGACGCGGTACGCAGGGTGATGCGCGGTTGCAGCCCGGCACCGGCCCAGATCCGCGTGGCATTGCGATCCATCTCGTCGACCTGCAGCTGGATCAGCGGTTCGCAGGCAACATCGGCCAGGTTGATCGTGTCGCGTTCGAGCAACGGATGCTGCGGCGGCAGCCAGAGCCGCTGCGGCGAATGGGTAAGCACTTCGGTCTGCAGCGCGTGGCGGTCTTCCAGGTTGGACAGGATCAACACTCCCACGTCGATCTCGCCGCTCACCAGCAGGTGCTCGATATAGGGCCGCTCGTCTTCCATGACGCGGATTTCGACATTCGGGTAGGCACGCTGGAAGCGCGTCAGCAGGTCGGCCAGGTAATAGCCGGCCACCAGGCTGGTGACGCCGATGACCAGGTGGCCGCCGACCTGGTCGGTGCTCTGCTGCAGGCTGCGCTTGGCGTTGTCCACCGTGGCAAGAATCAAGTGCGCCTGGCGCAGGAATTGGTGGCCCTGGTGGGTCAGGGTCATGCCTTTGGCGTGGCGGTTGAATAGGGTCACGCCGATTTCCTGCTCCAGCTGCTGGATCGCCAGGGTCAAGGTCGACTGGGAAATGAACACCGCCTGCGCGGCTGCCGAGATCGAACCCGTCTCGGCGATGGCGATGAAATGGCGGATCTGGCGCAGCGTCATCATGCGGATGCGGTCCGGTTGGCTGGGGCGATGGCTGCGAGTCTATATCTTTTTTACTGAGGGCTCGTCTGGCGTTTGCCCTTGCTTGAAACATCCTGATGCACATGCTCGCATCGTTCGCCCGCCGATGCCTTTAACCTCGTGGTTTGCCTTATTGGCCCTTCGGGAGAAATGCAATGAACACACGTGGCCTGCTCGACCAACTGCTTAAATCCGGCCAGCAACTGCTGCAGGGCAAGGGCACCGCCTCGCCTCTGAACGGCGCCTTGGCCGGCGGCGCCATTGGCCTGCTGCTGGGCAATCGCAAGGCGCGCAAGCTGGGTGGCAAGGCCTTGGCGTACGGTGGCCTCGCCGCGATCGGGGTGATGGCGTACAAGGCCTATGGCAACTGGCAGGCGCAGCAGCAGACCGCGCCGCGTGGCGAGCCGCAGACCCTGGATCGTCTGCCTGCGGCGGACATGGAGGAGCACAGTCTGGCCATCCTGCAGGCGCTCGTTGCTGCCGCCAAGGCCGACGGCCATGTCGACGCCCGTGAGCGGCAATTGCTGGACGCCGAATTCGCCCGGCTCGGCGCGGGCCCTGACATGCAGGCCTGGCTGCAGGCGCAGCTGAACCAGCCGCTGGACCCGGTTCAGGTCGCCCGCGCGGCGAAGACCACGGAAATGGCCGCCGAGATGTACCTGGCCAGCGTAATGATGGTGGACGAGGAGCATTTCATGGAGCGCGCCTACCTGGATGAGCTGGCGCGGCAGTTGGCGCTCGATCCGCTGTTGAAGGAGGAGCTGGAAGGGCAGGTGCGGTTGGGCGAGAAGGGCTGAGG includes these proteins:
- the ydcS gene encoding putative ABC transporter substrate-binding protein YdcS, producing MFVHKTALLSALTTLLMGSCGVQAAEPLKAVGAGEGELDIVAWPGYIERGESDKAYDWVTGFEKETGCKVNVKTAATSDEMVSLMSKGGYDLVTASGDASLRLVAGKRVQPINTALIPNWKNLDPRLKDGSWYVVDKQTYGTPYQWGPNVLLYNTDVFKTAPTSWSVVFEPQNLPDGKPNKGRVQAYDGPIYIADAALYLKSAKPELGINNPYQLTETQYKAVLDLLRQQHALIHRYWHDATVQMSDVKNEGVVASSSWGYMVNGLLADKQHVASTIPKEGATGWADTTMLHADAKHPNCAYKWMDWSLQPKVQGDVAAWFGSLPAVPAACKASELLGAEGCATNGFDQFGKIAFWTTPQAEGGKFVPYSRWTQDYIAIMGGR
- a CDS encoding gamma-aminobutyraldehyde dehydrogenase, translated to MTELHTSLLIDGQLVAGQGIAEAIYNPATGEVITQVAEAGVEQVEAAIQAAQGAFAGWSRTTPQQRANLLLAIADAIESRADSLAYLESLNCGKPLHLARKDDLNATVDVFRFFAGAVRCQTGQLAGEYLPGYTSMVRRDPIGVVASIAPWNYPIMMAAWKIAPALAAGNTLVFKPSEHTPLSVLALAPVLAELLPKGVLNIICGGGEGVGSHLVSHPKVRMVSLTGDIVTGQKILQAAARTVKRTHLELGGKAPVIVCNDADLAAVVEGVRNYGYYNAGQDCTAACRIYAQAGIHDRLVAELGAAVSSLRFAGKRDADNELGPLISPRQRDRVASFVERALGQPHIERITGAAVHSGPGFFYQPTLLAGCKQSDEIVQREVFGPVVTVTRFDELAQAVDWANDSEYGLASSVWTQNLDKAMQVAARLQYGSTWINSHFLLVSEMPHGGLKRSGYGKDLSSDSLHDYSVVRHIMARHGAAQI
- a CDS encoding tellurite resistance TerB family protein, with the protein product MNTRGLLDQLLKSGQQLLQGKGTASPLNGALAGGAIGLLLGNRKARKLGGKALAYGGLAAIGVMAYKAYGNWQAQQQTAPRGEPQTLDRLPAADMEEHSLAILQALVAAAKADGHVDARERQLLDAEFARLGAGPDMQAWLQAQLNQPLDPVQVARAAKTTEMAAEMYLASVMMVDEEHFMERAYLDELARQLALDPLLKEELEGQVRLGEKG
- a CDS encoding LysR family transcriptional regulator codes for the protein MMTLRQIRHFIAIAETGSISAAAQAVFISQSTLTLAIQQLEQEIGVTLFNRHAKGMTLTHQGHQFLRQAHLILATVDNAKRSLQQSTDQVGGHLVIGVTSLVAGYYLADLLTRFQRAYPNVEIRVMEDERPYIEHLLVSGEIDVGVLILSNLEDRHALQTEVLTHSPQRLWLPPQHPLLERDTINLADVACEPLIQLQVDEMDRNATRIWAGAGLQPRITLRTASTEAVRSLVAAGLGLSIQPDMTYRPWSLEGDIIEARPLADLTRTLDVGLAWRRGTARPALVDPFLAVAREQPHGGKRQAL